In Hippoglossus hippoglossus isolate fHipHip1 chromosome 19, fHipHip1.pri, whole genome shotgun sequence, the DNA window atttttgaaaacatGGAAATAAACTGACGACAATAGTGTGTTTAGCCTAATTGTTTGCAATGCTCATCTTCAGATGCTCTTCGTCGTGACCACACATGACACAAAACATCCAAATAGACACAAGAAAAAAGATGCTGATGCAGGACCTTTACTTGATATCaagtatttttctatttttagtatttttagTAAAACATCTGAATATGTGATGAATATGTGGTTAAATATCAGTAAATGTAGATcaaaagaaattacattttagtcCAGTGCACTCGTGTGATGCAGTAAAACACGAATCAGGTcatttgatacattttcaagatttttattaaaaaatattcaaaactgtctcaaaaatattttatgtaacatttaaaaatacattattgttACATGGGAAATAACACATCAGAGCTGTGAGTGAGCGATATTGTCCTTCGACTGAGTTTCAACACAGCGACTGAAAATTCAAACAGTGACTTGTGCTGATTGTTTGTCCAATAATCGTGGTATTGTTGAATAAATTCAGAATATGTCTTTGGAGGTGCTGCCGGGCGTCCTGGGTTGTGCTTTTCACatattgtcacacacacagttcagtgTTCAAAAGGCACCAGTGACAATCTCTCCTTgatctcctctgtttctcctgaGGATCGGTCGGACACCAGTGGAAGAGACTCTTGCACTTCCGTCAGTCTTTTATGATCTGATCCACCGCTCACGCTGCCTTCTTGCTCTGCAGGCTCAGGGCTCCGTGCACGCAGTAGGGGATGATGCTGACGGTGACCAGGGGCACGGCGGCGCTCTTGCAGAAGGACAGCAGGTAGTAGAGGGACGCGGTGTGCGTGGGAGGCTTGAAGGAGTCGAACAggtgcagcaggagcagggagCTGATGATGCAGCCCGCCTTCATCACCTTGCCGCTGCTCTTCTTGGTCTCGGTGTAGAGCGGCGAGTGCAGGCCCAGGCCCAGGCCGAACAGGCTGCCCATGTTCCGCAGGAGGCTGGCGAAGGGCGTGCTGTCCATGTGGACCCACTCGGGCCTCACGCACCACTTGTGGGCTTTCTCCAGGGTCCAGAGCAGGTCCACACCCAGAGCTTTGAGCAGGAGGTAGAAGCCGACAGCGAAGGAGGTCAAGCAGAGGGTGGTGTAGAAGTACTTCTTCATGCTGGCGTTGTAGATCCACTGGGTTCTGTTGAAGGCTTCAGCCACGATCATACCTGAGAGCAACACAGGTTCGAAAGCCCAGGTCAATGTTGAACACATTATTCACCCCTTTTGTGCCCTGGGTGTTGTCTCCCAGGCAGCATAGAGCCtgccatttatatttacagttagTAATGATGAGATCTGAAAGTATCAGGtatcaataaacacatttccttGTTATGGAAAGCACAGTCACAAGCTTTATCATCGTACTATCCCAACCCTGAAATCCACCAAAGTCCTGACTTCTGAAACCAAACCTTTCCCTTTTACCATTATTCTAATTTGTTATCCCATCGTCTACTGACGTCCACACTGACCTGTGATAACCCCGCAAACGACCTGGTGGGGAAAGTGGGCGGCGATGAAGACcctggagagacacacacacacctggactcCCCAGAACAGCGTCCACAGAACGGCCTTCAGGTACCTGcccaataaacacacatttgaacagattacatcagagaaaatacaaacGTTGACACGAGACAGAAGATGCTTGATGCTGTAAATCACTCCGGCTTCTTGCCCCATGACAAGCAAGTCCACATTTTTAAAGCCGTAAAATAATTGACACAGTTTTTCTGTGCTTATCATGAGAACCTCAGCTGCTTGGACGTCACAACAAGCCATGTGAAAAGATTCAGATTCTGAGGAGTCAATGATCAACCAGGGGACAGATAGTGTGTCCACAGTGATAAGGTGTGAGTGGAAAACAAGCCGCAGGACAACAAAGTGATTCTCTCAGACCTCTGAGACCACTCACCACTCTTTGTTGGTGGATTTCTTGCTTCCATATTTCTTCTTGCTGATCATGAGGGCGAGGATGGAGGTCACCAGTGTGTAGTAGACCCCAGCGGCTCCCATGGCGTGACCGGAGGGGCTGCCTGGAAAGATCGGAGGCTGATTAACTCAACTCAAAGCTGGGTGACAGACAGAactttattttgctttattaaGAGAGTGTCTCAGGATGGTCGGTCTGTCCCAGGGgacaaatacttttacttttaatatgaTGACAAGGCCGGATTAAAAACCTGCAACTGTCCaaattgtattttcaatttTGCAGCTGATTGCAAATTAACTTgtgttcaaacacagaaatgtaataatgtggACATAATACATAGAGAGTGGGAAGAACTGGGGTTTAAATCCATGCATGCAGGTGAAGTGGGATTTCTCACCTGGCCCAGtctcacaggtcatggggtaCTGCTCGATGTGAGGACGGACGGTGTTTGCATAGTGAGCCGTCTCGTGGACCCACCAGTAAGGCCTCTCCCCAAACAGaatcctgcaggaaaaacacaaacacagcctcagTTATAATCTCAGAAAATTGAGAATGTTTAATCCCACAAAGTCAAAGATTTACTCCGTCTCACCATTTAAACACCAAGTTCAGCCAGTCCCCGACCACGGCCACCCAGATGAGCTTGATGCCCACGGAGGCTCGCAGGTGAAACCAAAGtgggaagaagatgaagaaggtGTTCCTGAGGTCGGCCGCCCAGGACACCCAGAGGAACAGGCCCTGGGCGTCCTGGTAGTTGGTCTGCAGGTAGTGGGTGGTGCTCACCCCAAAACCCTGCAGGGCGTCCATGACGGCGCTGAGCATCTGGGCCTCTGCAGCAGGGGGAGAAATGTCCGTCTGGAGAAGAGTGAGCGAGTTagaccaaaaaaaagaagagggactGTTGCTATCAGTGACACAGCTGGTTGGTTTTATACCAGAGGGACCCACCACCCAAACGCATGCTCACGCTGATCTTTGGACCTTGCACATGTGCAATAAAACACCGGGAGTCAGGGGAGTTTGGGAGGTTTGTCACACAAACAAGAGGGAAAGATAGCATGAGAGCAAAACGTCAATCGGTATCTGTCTCACTGAACTACTGTACTTAACAGAGAGAGGATCAAACCAATCATCTGCAAACAAACAGTTGCCACAGAATATTCCTGTACGTCacattctttatttctttaagtGAAATTAGGTTTAGACGACTATGAGGACGTTTACCTCTgacaaggaggttgtgttttctttttgttcgtCTATTAGTTTccaggattaaacaaaaactacaggacatattaccatgaaacttggtggagggatgcgACATCAGGAAAGAACTGGGAGTAATTCCTGGATCTAGATGAGTGTCTACAGAGCTATGAACTGTTCTTAGTGCTTTtctaatttgtgtgtttgttaccaggattatgcaaaaagcacaacatgacattttgtggaggaaTGTGGCATTTTGTGCgattctcagagaataattcatgcatcttgatgaaaatctgtgagtgtgtgcatttggttcagatccaaatCTGGTGAATTTAACTGTGACTGTGAGGATGATGTTTTTCCATATCTCTTCTGCTCCATGCATTCAGCCCCGCAAGTAATAATTTCCCAGttatgtaatgtgtttttttgatgATTTGGTGAAAACACGGCACCTCTCAGAACGGTGGAGTAACCCAGTTGTAGGTTGCATAAGGACATCAATGATTAAGTGAGTGGACTGAGTCGGAGCTGTGCAGATAGTCGGTGATAACACAGGAGGAGCAGATTGGCAGGTTGTAGGTCGAACACAAGTGGCTGCTCCGTCTGACGGGGACGTCCCCGCACACGAGCTCAGGGTTTATCTCGTTCCCTGGGACACGTCGGTCATGATGGTTTTCTCTCATCAAGcacaaggaggagaggaaacaggacCAACGCTCCTAATGTGACGCAGCAGACAAAATGTGGGCCAAGATCAATGGATTTCACAAGCTGCTGGCTCACTGTGGGAACACAAGCTACGTTTCTGTTTCACTGATCACAGAAAAAAGAGATTTTCCTAGAAATAACCGGTGGCAGCTGATTTCTGTAATGATGGATTTTggcctcgggggggggggttaaaggtTAAGGAACCGTCAGTACTGTCCAAAAGGCAAACAAATGTGCCAGCCTTGAGTAAAGTCCAGTGGGGATCACACAGTGGCAGAGcaggggggtgggagggggggggcctGAGAGAACCTGGACCTAACCAACAACACCCCAGACTCAGTGCATCATGGATCTCCTCCACAGCTGGGGGGTTGAGCTGGCCGTCCACCTGCAGACCACATACAGCAGCTACGGGGGTGTTTTCCACCTGGCGTCCACGGTGGCCGATCTGCACACCACGTTCTTCTGGTTGTTCCCGGTCTGGTTCCACCTGCGGAGGGACACGGCGCTCCGGCTCATCTGGGTGGCTGTGATCGGAGACTGGCTCAACTTGGTCCTGAAATGGTAAACTGTCCTCATCTGATAAGGAAGTCCCCGTTATAAAGAACACACTTAAAGAGGGAAAGTGGCAGTTTGAGTCTTGTTGGTTTCTGCAGGGTTCTCTTCGGGGAGAGACCCTACTGGTGGGTTCACGAGACCCGGTTCTACGGAGCAGATCCGGTTCCTTTTCTGCAGCAGTTCCCCATCACTTGTGAGACTGGACCAGGTAGAGAACCGAGCAGAGCTGCACAGGATCACTGCCTGATGAGATTTATTCGGCTTGATGAACGATTGCCCTTCGTTGATTTGTTTCCTCATATTATCTGAAGCGTTCCAGGTTTTCTCTGCATGAATGAACATAATCTCCAACGAGATAAATTAGTTATAAACTCCACAACCTTTGGCCTCTTGTAGTGACTTTAATCAGCAAATTGTTTTATATAACATCTCCTGGTTGTCAGCAGTTCGGACTGGGGAATTTATCTAAGTGTATTTACACAAGATACTTTCTGCCACTTCATACTCATACGTCTCTGCATCAGTCATTCATCAACTGATTGAATAGAAAATATTCAGCAGATTAATAATCCATAATGAGTTATTGAAAATGTTACAGTAACCAGTAAACagtaaaatgctgtttacacaTTATTGCATCagtaatatttataataataataatgatataacaGTGACGGGGACATTTTCCTGCCTTTAATACTTTTTATACTTCAATTCCATTTTCctgattacatttttctcagGTTAAATTATAACCAAACATTTAACCTGATGTAGATATTATatttgttgcatgtgtgtgtgtctgtacaaaataactcaacaatgcaTGGAGGGATTGTCACCAGACTTGGTGAGAGTGTTGCTTGGCCTGGTCGCTCCAGAAGGTAAACTGTTGAGGCTGATGGGTCAAGGTCATtagactaatagatctgttcaggtcaaaaacactctcttgtttctcttccaATCGTATAAATCGTTCACCATTGCAACATCGTAAGACTTCAAAGGAATCTCTGAGCACTGACACTTTGACATTAAAGCAAACTGACCACAAGGAAATCTTTGCTTAATGAATCgtttgaaggttttttttatttaaaagtctgGATGGAGTTAAATAGTTAGTCACAAACTAGAGCTGCGAATCCAGTGTAGACCACACGGTGAAAGttttatgtaaatcaaattaaagttgtaaaacgaggcttacctccttttggcagtaggtggcgctatcactatcactacatacagactaatagatctgttcaggtcggGGCTCTGATGAAGCGCGAGCAATTTGGGGACGATTGGACTATGTACAGTGGAGttataataaaaaccaaaattGATTTTGTTACAAAACCTGTTTCtattgatattttacaaatatgtGACCTTTGAGCGATTCATTATACtcataaagattttattcatatacTGAGCCAAAAACGTTTCACTCTAAAACCGGACATCAGAAGCCGTCACTGGTGAGTGAACCTGTTTTAATCTGTTAAAGTAAGAGTGTGCTCTTGCAGGAAGTCCGTCAGGTCACGCTATGGGCGCGGCTGGCGTCTGGTACGTGATGGTTACGGCGCTGCTCTCTATGGCCACAGAGCAGCGATGTTCACCTCTACTGTACAAGTGAGTCTGCGTTATCGCAATGACTCATTTCTCTGAACCTCTGGGCTCCGTGTGCTCACCTTCAGCGTCCATTCCCTCCCTGTCAGATTCCTGCAGATGGGCCTGTGGCTGCTGATGGgcctggtggagctggtggtCTGCACCTCAAGGGTCTACATGGCCGCACACTTCCCACACCAGGTCATCGCTGGAGTCATCACTGGTTAGTCTGGACCAACACATCTGGACTATGTGAACCCTTTTATGAGGGTCCTGTTTTATAACTATAACAACACTCTGAATGGGACCATTCTCAACCAGGATTACTTTTACTTTGGATTCTTTGAGCAGAGAACATGTTTCTGTTAACACATCTGTATTCTTACTCAAGTAAAATCAatgtattttaactgtttttcaTGATTTGAGTACTTCTTCTACGGCTGTGATTTtgtctgatgtttttgtgtcagGTGTCCTCGTAGCTGCAGTTGTCTCTAAGGAGAAATGGATCTACAGCGCCAGCATGAACAAGTACTTCATCAGCACCGTCTTCTTGACCTCCTTCGCTGTCGGCTTCTACCTCCTGCTCAAAGCTCTGGGTGTGGACCTGCTCTGGACCCTGGAGAAAGCCCACAAGTGGTGCGTGAGGCCCGAGTGGGTCCACATGGACAGCACGCCCTTCGCCAGCCTCCTGCGGAACATGGGCAGCCTGTTCGGCCTGGGCCTGGGCCTGCACTCGCCCCTCCCCAGCGACAGGAAGAACAGAAGTGCTGCTTCCAAGGCGGGATGTATTATAATCTCTTTGCTCCTGCTTCAGCTCCTGGACAGATGGACATTCTCCTCGGAAAACCACCTGACTTTCTATTTCCTGTCTTTCGGAAAGAGCGCCGTTGCACTTTTAATCCCAACCACTGTGGTGCCGTCGGCTCTGAGCAGGATTTgcaagggaaagaaagaagagaagaacatGTAATCGAGCTCAAAGTCAATTGTTAGTTTAGTTTTCTAAAAGGATTGTTTCTTCTCATAAAGGATGTTCATTTTGGTCCCTGAAGTTACGGTGCCAGCCTGCAGCTCTTTAACTGTAGTAATATTCACATTCTTGCTGAATAGGGGTTAGATGAGAGGTTGGATATCAGTTTTACAAAGAAAGAAGTTTTCCATATTGATATtgatgtaaaacaaatatttttctaCAAATATACTGAGCTCCTCAGGAAACTGTCAGTTCTCTTTCAGCTCATGTGACGAATAAACAATGCAATTGAAACTGACCTTAAAAGAGTCGTGATTTTTAACTACAAGGTTTTTTTCTGAACGTCTAAGACTGATACTGATTAATTCACAGGAAGGAACAACCATTAAATATTAACTCGAGCATGCTCCCATCACTCAGTCCCACAGAGGAGTGACTCTGCCTTTCACGTCAGCCACGAGTTTCCAGGAGAGACGCAGAGGGTCAAGGGGCAAAGATTGTTGCAGACAACACGCGGGATCCAAGGTGAGACCGTTTGATGACATAATAACCGCGTTCTCCTTTTCAGCCACCTAAACCTTTTCCGGTGCTTATCTCTTAAAGATTAATCTATAtggtgctggtgtgtgtgggcCGGCTGCTCTGTGGGTGTGTGATAcagacacgggggggggggggggagggggagtcGGTGGGATCAGACGTTACAACTGCGTCAAGAACA includes these proteins:
- the g6pca.2 gene encoding glucose-6-phosphatase; translated protein: MLSAVMDALQGFGVSTTHYLQTNYQDAQGLFLWVSWAADLRNTFFIFFPLWFHLRASVGIKLIWVAVVGDWLNLVFKWILFGERPYWWVHETAHYANTVRPHIEQYPMTCETGPGSPSGHAMGAAGVYYTLVTSILALMISKKKYGSKKSTNKEWYLKAVLWTLFWGVQVCVCLSRVFIAAHFPHQVVCGVITGMIVAEAFNRTQWIYNASMKKYFYTTLCLTSFAVGFYLLLKALGVDLLWTLEKAHKWCVRPEWVHMDSTPFASLLRNMGSLFGLGLGLHSPLYTETKKSSGKVMKAGCIISSLLLLHLFDSFKPPTHTASLYYLLSFCKSAAVPLVTVSIIPYCVHGALSLQSKKAA
- the g6pca.1 gene encoding glucose-6-phosphatase a, catalytic subunit, tandem duplicate 1; amino-acid sequence: MDLLHSWGVELAVHLQTTYSSYGGVFHLASTVADLHTTFFWLFPVWFHLRRDTALRLIWVAVIGDWLNLVLKWVLFGERPYWWVHETRFYGADPVPFLQQFPITCETGPGSPSGHAMGAAGVWYVMVTALLSMATEQRCSPLLYKFLQMGLWLLMGLVELVVCTSRVYMAAHFPHQVIAGVITGVLVAAVVSKEKWIYSASMNKYFISTVFLTSFAVGFYLLLKALGVDLLWTLEKAHKWCVRPEWVHMDSTPFASLLRNMGSLFGLGLGLHSPLPSDRKNRSAASKAGCIIISLLLLQLLDRWTFSSENHLTFYFLSFGKSAVALLIPTTVVPSALSRICKGKKEEKNM